The following proteins are encoded in a genomic region of Streptomyces sp. NBC_01723:
- a CDS encoding metallophosphoesterase, whose translation MTDTRDTRPADSEARTPRQSRLHRLMRYLPLVAPVLLWAVPCWVLLYAGQHWPLSVTLVASALFVLGLVGMPLAMARGHGRRQQDRAAIVGDTLLGAGWVLFTWSVLLGALLRLALSVAGVGDGQDRARIVTWAVLGVTAVLLAWGYAEARRVPRVRRLDVHLPRLGAGLDGTRVALITDTHYGPLDRARWSARVCETVNTLEADLVCHTGDIADGTAERRRAQAAPLGTVRATHARVYVTGNHEYYSEAQGWVDLMDELGWEPLRNRHVLLERGGDTLVVAGVDDVTAESSGLAGHRAHLAGALDGADPGLPVLLLAHQPKFVDRAAAAGIDLQLSGHTHGGQIWPFHHLVRLDQPALAGLSEHGSRTLLYTSRGTGFWGPPFRVFAPSEITLLVLRSPGPTTST comes from the coding sequence GTGACCGACACCCGCGACACCCGACCCGCCGACAGCGAAGCGCGAACTCCGCGGCAGAGCCGACTGCACCGCCTGATGCGCTACCTCCCCCTGGTCGCCCCCGTACTCCTGTGGGCCGTGCCCTGCTGGGTGCTCCTGTACGCCGGGCAGCACTGGCCGCTGTCCGTCACGCTGGTCGCCAGCGCGCTGTTCGTGCTCGGCCTCGTCGGGATGCCGCTCGCGATGGCGCGCGGCCACGGCCGGCGTCAGCAGGACCGGGCGGCGATCGTCGGAGACACCCTGCTGGGCGCCGGCTGGGTTCTGTTCACGTGGTCCGTCCTGCTCGGGGCCCTTCTGCGGCTCGCCCTGAGCGTGGCCGGCGTCGGCGACGGGCAGGACCGGGCCCGCATCGTCACCTGGGCCGTCCTCGGCGTGACCGCCGTACTGCTCGCCTGGGGGTACGCCGAGGCCCGCCGCGTGCCACGCGTGCGCCGGCTCGACGTGCACCTCCCCCGGCTGGGGGCCGGGTTGGACGGCACTCGCGTCGCCCTCATCACCGACACCCACTACGGTCCCCTCGATCGCGCCCGCTGGTCGGCGCGGGTGTGCGAGACGGTGAACACCCTGGAGGCCGACCTGGTCTGCCACACCGGCGACATCGCGGACGGCACGGCCGAACGACGCCGCGCCCAGGCCGCCCCGCTCGGGACCGTCCGGGCCACCCATGCCCGGGTCTACGTCACCGGCAACCACGAGTACTACAGCGAGGCCCAGGGCTGGGTCGACCTGATGGACGAGCTGGGCTGGGAGCCGCTGCGCAACCGCCATGTGCTGCTCGAACGCGGAGGCGACACCCTCGTGGTCGCGGGCGTGGACGACGTCACCGCCGAGTCCTCCGGCCTGGCGGGCCACCGCGCCCACCTCGCCGGGGCCCTGGACGGCGCCGACCCCGGCCTGCCCGTCCTGCTCCTGGCACACCAGCCCAAGTTCGTCGACCGCGCGGCGGCCGCCGGCATCGACCTCCAGCTCTCCGGCCACACCCACGGCGGCCAGATCTGGCCCTTCCACCACCTCGTCCGCCTCGACCAGCCCGCCCTCGCCGGCCTCAGCGAGCACGGCTCCCGCACGCTCCTCTACACCAGCCGCGGCACCGGATTCTGGGGCCCGCCGTTCCGCGTCTTCGCCCCCAGCGAGATCACCCTGCTGGTGCTCCGCTCCCCGGGCCCGACCACGTCGACGTAG
- a CDS encoding ROK family transcriptional regulator has protein sequence MTAPPHEAEPARHGRTLPDTQQGMRRRNLARVMHTVSAEGPLSRAAVASRIGLTRAAVSTLVDELVRSGLLEELGPERPGRVGRPGSALAVSARGPAGIGAEVGVDHLAVCAVDLRGRVRSRAVRYGSNRDSSIEPVIERLTAVVRQVVAEAESDGLWPAGLAVAVPGLVARDGRTVVRAPNLDWHDADLGALLPADLPLTVDNEANFGALAELWLGDGTPRDFLHVSAEIGIGAGVVFDGRLLRGTRGFAGELGHVPVRPDGPECPCGGRGCLEQYAGEKAVLRAAGVEPGEDRVGLLAGRAAEGDEDVRRALREAGTALGIALTGAVNLLDPESVVLGGALAGLAPWLLPSLRDELARRTAGPACPVSVSDLGPQGPLLGAAHSVVRAVLDDPAVVAERA, from the coding sequence ATGACCGCACCGCCGCACGAAGCCGAACCGGCCCGGCACGGGCGCACGCTTCCGGACACCCAGCAGGGGATGCGCCGCCGGAATCTCGCCCGGGTGATGCACACCGTCAGCGCGGAAGGACCGCTGTCCCGGGCCGCCGTCGCCTCACGGATCGGGCTGACACGCGCGGCGGTCTCGACCCTCGTCGACGAACTCGTCCGCTCGGGCCTGCTGGAGGAGCTGGGTCCCGAGCGGCCGGGCCGGGTGGGGCGGCCCGGGTCGGCGCTCGCCGTCAGCGCGCGGGGCCCGGCGGGCATCGGCGCGGAGGTCGGCGTGGACCACCTCGCGGTCTGCGCGGTCGATCTGCGCGGCCGGGTGCGGTCCCGTGCCGTGCGGTACGGCAGCAACCGGGACAGCTCCATCGAGCCGGTGATCGAACGGCTCACCGCTGTGGTGCGGCAGGTCGTCGCGGAGGCCGAGTCCGATGGGCTGTGGCCGGCGGGGCTGGCGGTGGCCGTGCCGGGTCTCGTGGCGCGCGACGGCCGCACCGTCGTACGCGCACCGAACCTGGACTGGCACGACGCCGACCTCGGCGCGCTGCTGCCCGCGGACCTGCCGCTGACCGTGGACAACGAGGCCAACTTCGGGGCACTCGCCGAACTCTGGCTCGGCGACGGGACGCCCCGGGACTTCCTGCACGTCTCGGCCGAGATCGGCATCGGCGCCGGCGTGGTCTTCGACGGACGGCTGCTGCGCGGCACGCGCGGATTCGCGGGCGAGCTGGGTCATGTGCCGGTCCGGCCCGACGGCCCGGAGTGCCCCTGCGGCGGGCGCGGGTGCCTGGAGCAGTACGCGGGTGAGAAGGCGGTGCTGCGCGCCGCCGGCGTGGAGCCGGGCGAGGACCGCGTCGGGCTGCTCGCCGGACGGGCCGCGGAGGGCGACGAGGACGTGCGGCGCGCCCTGCGCGAGGCGGGCACGGCGCTCGGCATCGCGCTGACCGGGGCGGTCAACCTGCTGGATCCGGAGAGCGTGGTGCTGGGCGGCGCGCTGGCCGGACTCGCGCCCTGGCTGCTGCCGTCGTTGCGCGACGAACTGGCCCGGCGCACGGCCGGCCCGGCCTGCCCGGTCTCGGTGTCGGACCTGGGCCCGCAGGGGCCGCTGCTCGGCGCGGCGCACTCGGTGGTGCGGGCGGTCCTGGACGACCCGGCGGTGGTGGCGGAGCGCGCCTGA
- a CDS encoding SWIM zinc finger family protein produces MTRHDDDTEQTFTALPPAHGRGFAQTWWGLAWLKALEDAAMDTAQVKSGRRLARAGAVGAVSVRPGRITAVVQDRDRTAHRADVLLEQLSDAQWDRFVDMAIERSGHVAALLDRDMPPHLVEDAATAGIDLLPGMGDLEPECDCGAWDHCGHTAALCYQVARLLDQDPFILLLMRGRAEGTLLEALQAQGSAPARESASRREGVDAGEAYAAGDVLPPLPAPPELGDGPGVPPSLDTETAPPYGVDPSAVAHLAARAAAEAHRLLAEALRDGHEQLAAGREATASQDAVRLAAGEPGPDVLRRLGEGSGRTLEALAVAVGAWRLGGVTALSALEEEWAPEGEALARARAALESAWEDDERPSLRARANRWTVVGEPRQLRLDHDGRWWPYRKERGRWVPVGGPVQDPATALASASLGTVDQP; encoded by the coding sequence ATGACCCGGCACGACGACGACACGGAGCAGACGTTCACCGCGCTGCCACCGGCGCACGGACGGGGCTTCGCCCAGACCTGGTGGGGCCTGGCCTGGCTGAAGGCGCTGGAGGACGCGGCGATGGACACGGCCCAGGTGAAGTCGGGCCGCCGTCTCGCACGCGCGGGAGCGGTCGGCGCCGTGTCGGTGCGGCCGGGACGCATCACGGCCGTCGTCCAGGACCGCGATCGCACGGCACATCGGGCCGACGTCCTGCTGGAGCAGCTGTCCGACGCACAGTGGGATCGTTTTGTCGACATGGCGATCGAGCGTTCCGGGCACGTCGCGGCGCTGCTGGACCGGGACATGCCTCCGCACCTGGTGGAGGACGCGGCGACCGCCGGCATCGATCTGCTGCCCGGCATGGGTGACTTGGAGCCGGAGTGCGACTGCGGCGCCTGGGACCACTGCGGGCACACCGCCGCCCTCTGCTACCAGGTGGCCAGGCTGCTGGACCAGGACCCCTTCATCCTGCTGCTGATGCGAGGCCGCGCGGAGGGCACCCTGCTCGAGGCACTCCAGGCACAGGGCAGCGCACCCGCGCGGGAGTCCGCGTCCCGCCGGGAGGGCGTGGACGCCGGCGAGGCGTACGCGGCCGGGGACGTGCTGCCTCCGCTGCCCGCGCCGCCCGAACTCGGGGACGGCCCCGGTGTGCCGCCGTCCCTGGACACCGAGACGGCACCCCCTTACGGCGTCGATCCCTCCGCCGTGGCCCACCTGGCCGCCAGGGCGGCCGCGGAAGCGCACCGCCTGCTCGCCGAAGCCCTGCGCGACGGGCACGAGCAGCTGGCCGCGGGCAGGGAGGCGACGGCGTCGCAGGACGCGGTACGACTGGCCGCGGGCGAGCCCGGCCCCGATGTGCTGCGACGCCTCGGCGAGGGTTCGGGGCGCACACTCGAGGCGCTGGCCGTTGCCGTGGGCGCGTGGCGGCTCGGCGGCGTGACCGCCCTGTCCGCGCTCGAGGAGGAGTGGGCGCCGGAGGGCGAGGCGCTCGCACGCGCGCGTGCCGCGCTGGAGTCGGCCTGGGAGGACGACGAACGCCCGTCGTTGCGGGCGCGGGCCAACCGGTGGACCGTCGTCGGGGAACCGCGGCAGCTCCGCCTCGACCACGACGGCCGTTGGTGGCCGTACCGCAAGGAGCGCGGCCGTTGGGTGCCCGTGGGCGGGCCGGTCCAGGACCCGGCCACGGCGCTTGCCTCGGCCTCCCTGGGGACGGTGGACCAGCCCTGA
- the xylB gene encoding xylulokinase, whose translation MSAAEGPLVVGVDTSTQSTKALVVDAATGRVVASGQAPHTVSSGAGRESDPRQWWDALGEALSQCGDAAREAAAVSIGGQQHGLVTLDAQGEPVRPALLWNDVRSAPQARRLIEELGGPKSWAERTGSVPSASFTVTKWAWLAEHEPDAVRAAKAVRLPHDYLTERLTGEGTTDRGDASGTGWWASGTEAYDEDILARVGLDPALLPRVVRPGEVAGTVRDGHGLPFTKGTLVAAGTGDNAAAALGLGLRPGVPVMSLGTSGTVYAVSRLRPADPTGTVAGFADARGDWLPLACTLNCTLAVDRVATLLGLDREAVEPGTEATLLPFLDGERTPNLPHSSGLLHGLRHDTTAGQLLQSAYDGAVHSLLNALDLVLDADADTSAPLLLIGGGARGGAWQETVRRLSGRPVQIPEAKELVALGAAAQAAGLLTGEDAAAVARRWNTAAGPVLDAVERDEATLARITGVLSDAAPLLERSTESR comes from the coding sequence ATGTCAGCAGCCGAGGGTCCGCTCGTCGTCGGTGTGGACACATCCACTCAGTCCACGAAGGCGCTGGTCGTCGACGCGGCCACCGGCCGGGTCGTCGCGAGCGGCCAAGCCCCCCACACCGTGTCCTCCGGGGCCGGCCGGGAGAGCGATCCGCGCCAGTGGTGGGACGCGCTGGGCGAGGCGCTGAGCCAGTGCGGCGACGCCGCCCGCGAGGCGGCCGCGGTGTCGATCGGCGGGCAGCAGCACGGGCTCGTCACCCTGGACGCCCAGGGCGAGCCGGTGCGCCCGGCATTGTTGTGGAACGACGTGCGTTCCGCCCCGCAGGCCCGGCGTCTGATCGAGGAGCTGGGCGGGCCCAAGTCCTGGGCGGAGCGCACGGGCAGCGTGCCCAGCGCGTCCTTCACGGTCACCAAGTGGGCCTGGCTGGCCGAACACGAGCCGGACGCGGTCCGCGCGGCGAAGGCCGTACGCCTCCCGCACGACTACCTCACGGAGCGCCTCACCGGCGAGGGGACCACCGACCGGGGCGACGCGTCCGGCACCGGCTGGTGGGCGTCCGGCACGGAGGCGTACGACGAGGACATCCTCGCGCGCGTGGGACTCGACCCGGCACTGCTGCCCCGGGTGGTCCGGCCCGGCGAGGTGGCCGGCACCGTGCGCGACGGCCACGGCCTGCCGTTCACGAAGGGCACCCTGGTCGCCGCGGGCACCGGTGACAACGCGGCCGCCGCTCTGGGACTCGGGCTCCGTCCCGGCGTGCCGGTGATGAGCCTCGGCACGTCCGGGACCGTGTACGCCGTCTCGCGGCTGCGCCCCGCCGACCCGACCGGCACGGTGGCGGGATTCGCCGACGCGCGCGGTGACTGGCTGCCGCTCGCCTGCACCCTGAACTGCACGCTCGCCGTGGACCGCGTGGCGACCCTGCTGGGCCTGGACCGGGAGGCCGTCGAACCCGGCACCGAGGCGACGCTCCTGCCCTTCCTGGACGGCGAACGCACCCCGAATCTCCCGCACTCCTCCGGCCTCCTGCACGGACTGCGGCACGACACGACCGCCGGTCAGCTGCTCCAGTCCGCGTACGACGGCGCCGTCCACTCGCTGCTCAACGCACTCGACCTGGTGCTCGACGCCGACGCCGACACGTCGGCGCCGCTGCTCCTGATCGGCGGCGGGGCACGTGGGGGCGCCTGGCAGGAGACGGTACGTCGGCTGTCGGGGCGTCCCGTCCAGATCCCCGAGGCGAAGGAGCTGGTCGCGCTCGGCGCCGCGGCACAGGCCGCCGGCCTGCTGACCGGCGAGGACGCCGCCGCGGTCGCCCGGCGCTGGAACACGGCGGCCGGACCGGTACTCGACGCCGTGGAGCGGGACGAGGCGACGCTGGCGAGGATCACCGGGGTACTCTCCGACGCGGCACCGCTGCTGGAGCGGTCCACGGAATCCCGCTGA
- the xylA gene encoding xylose isomerase — MNYQPTPEDRFTFGLWTVGWQGRDPFGDATRRALDPAESVRRLAELGAHGVTFHDDDLIPFGSSDSEREAHVKRFRQALDATGMKVPMATTNLFTHPVFKDGAFTANDRDVRRYALRKTIRNIDLAVELGASVYVAWGGREGAESGAAKDVRDALERMKEAFDLLGEYVTEQGYDLRFAIEPKPNEPRGDILLPTVGHALAFIERLERPELYGVNPEVGHEQMAGLNFPHGIAQALWAGKLFHIDLNGQSGIKYDQDLRFGAGDLRAAFWLVDLLERAGYAGPRHFDFKPPRTEDLDGVWASAAGCMRNYLILKDRAASFRADPQVREALAAARLDELARPTAEDGLAALLADPTAYDTFDVDAAAARGMAFEHLDQLAMDHLLGAR, encoded by the coding sequence ATGAACTACCAGCCCACTCCCGAGGACAGGTTCACGTTCGGTTTGTGGACGGTCGGCTGGCAGGGCCGTGATCCGTTCGGCGACGCCACCCGGCGGGCCCTGGACCCGGCGGAATCGGTGCGTCGCCTGGCCGAGCTGGGCGCCCACGGCGTCACGTTCCACGACGACGACCTGATCCCGTTCGGGTCGAGCGACTCGGAGCGGGAGGCGCACGTCAAGCGTTTCCGGCAGGCCCTGGACGCCACCGGCATGAAGGTGCCGATGGCGACGACGAACCTGTTCACGCACCCGGTGTTCAAGGACGGCGCCTTCACGGCGAACGACCGGGACGTGCGCCGGTACGCACTGCGCAAGACCATCCGCAACATCGACCTCGCGGTCGAGCTGGGCGCGAGCGTGTACGTCGCCTGGGGCGGCCGGGAGGGCGCGGAGTCCGGTGCGGCCAAGGACGTACGGGACGCTCTCGAGCGGATGAAGGAGGCCTTCGACCTGCTGGGCGAGTACGTCACCGAGCAGGGCTACGACTTGAGGTTCGCGATCGAACCGAAGCCGAACGAGCCGCGCGGTGACATCCTGCTGCCGACGGTGGGCCACGCGCTGGCGTTCATCGAGCGCCTCGAGCGGCCGGAGCTGTACGGCGTCAACCCGGAGGTCGGCCACGAGCAGATGGCGGGGCTGAACTTCCCGCACGGGATCGCGCAGGCACTGTGGGCGGGCAAGCTGTTCCACATCGACCTCAACGGCCAGTCCGGCATCAAGTACGACCAGGACCTGCGGTTCGGCGCGGGCGACCTGCGGGCGGCGTTCTGGCTCGTCGACCTGCTGGAGCGGGCCGGATACGCGGGCCCGCGGCACTTCGACTTCAAGCCGCCCCGCACCGAGGACCTCGACGGCGTGTGGGCGTCCGCGGCCGGCTGCATGCGCAACTACCTGATCCTCAAGGACCGCGCGGCCTCCTTCCGCGCCGACCCGCAGGTGCGGGAGGCCCTGGCCGCGGCCCGCCTGGACGAACTGGCCCGACCGACCGCCGAGGACGGCCTGGCGGCACTGCTGGCCGACCCGACCGCGTACGACACCTTCGACGTGGACGCGGCCGCCGCGCGCGGTATGGCGTTCGAGCACCTCGACCAGCTCGCCATGGATCACCTCCTCGGCGCCCGCTGA
- a CDS encoding N-acetylmuramoyl-L-alanine amidase, with amino-acid sequence MDRERTAPVPTRRRILLGAALATVPFTLLSGTPAAARPRAVDYPSAEWQPATTSNYSRSSRPTAYPVDHVVIHVTQETYADTLSIFRDPERQVSAHYVVRSADGHVAQCVREVDIAWHAGNWDYNTRSIGIEHEGWVDQPAYFTDAMYEQSARLTAAICTTYGIPMDRTHIIAHHEVPGSDHTDPGPYWDWTRYIRLVNLASASADPTSR; translated from the coding sequence ATGGACAGGGAAAGGACAGCTCCGGTTCCGACCAGGCGGCGGATTCTGTTGGGCGCCGCGCTCGCCACCGTCCCGTTCACCCTGCTCTCCGGTACGCCGGCCGCCGCACGGCCCCGGGCGGTCGACTATCCCTCCGCCGAGTGGCAGCCCGCCACGACGTCCAACTACAGCCGGTCCAGCAGGCCCACGGCCTATCCCGTCGACCACGTGGTCATCCACGTCACGCAGGAAACGTACGCGGACACCCTCTCCATCTTCCGCGACCCCGAGAGGCAGGTGTCCGCGCACTACGTCGTCCGGTCCGCCGACGGACACGTGGCGCAGTGCGTCCGTGAGGTGGACATCGCCTGGCACGCGGGCAACTGGGACTACAACACCCGCAGCATCGGCATCGAACACGAGGGGTGGGTGGACCAGCCGGCGTACTTCACGGACGCGATGTACGAGCAGTCGGCCCGCCTCACCGCGGCGATCTGCACCACGTACGGCATCCCCATGGACCGCACGCACATCATCGCGCACCACGAGGTGCCCGGCAGCGACCACACGGACCCGGGGCCCTACTGGGACTGGACCCGCTACATCAGACTGGTCAACCTGGCCTCGGCCTCGGCAGATCCCACGTCGCGCTGA
- the exaC gene encoding acetaldehyde dehydrogenase ExaC: MTRYTAPGTEGAIVSYQSRYDHFIGGEYVPPARGQYFENPSPVNGQPFTEIARGTAEDVERALDAAHEAAPGWGRTSVTDRSDILLKIADRMEANLERLAVAESWENGKPVRETLAADIPLAVDHFRYFAGAVRAQEGSLSEVDDDTVAYHFHEPLGVVAQIIPWNFPILMAAWKLAPALAAGNAVVLKPAEQTPASIHYWLSLVADLLPPGVLNVVNGFGVEAGKPLASSPRVAKVAFTGETTTGRLIMQYASENIKPVTLELGGKSPNVFFDDVWARDDDFRDKALEGFTMFALNQGEVCTCPSRALIQRGNYAEFMEAAVARTRSIKPGHPLDTDTMIGAQASNDQLEKILSYLDVGRQEGAKVLTGGERIEHDGELKGGYYVQPTIFEGHNRMRIFQEEIFGPVVSVTSFDDFDDAIKTANDTLYGLGAGVWTRDMNTAYRAGRAIQAGRVWTNCYHAYPAHAAFGGYKQSGIGRENHKMMLEHYQQTKNLLCSYSPRTLGFF; encoded by the coding sequence ATGACCCGTTACACGGCGCCCGGCACCGAGGGCGCGATCGTCTCCTACCAGTCGCGCTACGACCACTTCATCGGCGGCGAGTACGTGCCTCCGGCCCGCGGGCAGTACTTCGAGAACCCGTCACCGGTGAACGGTCAGCCGTTCACGGAGATCGCGCGGGGAACGGCGGAGGACGTGGAGCGGGCGCTCGACGCGGCACACGAGGCCGCCCCGGGCTGGGGCCGCACCTCGGTGACCGACCGCTCCGACATCCTGCTGAAGATCGCCGACCGTATGGAGGCGAACCTGGAGCGCCTGGCGGTCGCCGAGAGCTGGGAGAACGGCAAGCCGGTGCGCGAGACGCTGGCGGCCGACATCCCGCTGGCCGTCGACCACTTCCGCTACTTCGCCGGAGCGGTCCGCGCCCAGGAGGGCTCGCTCAGCGAGGTCGACGACGACACCGTGGCGTACCACTTCCACGAGCCACTCGGTGTCGTCGCCCAGATCATCCCGTGGAACTTCCCGATCCTGATGGCGGCCTGGAAGCTCGCTCCCGCACTCGCGGCCGGGAACGCGGTGGTGCTCAAGCCCGCCGAGCAGACCCCGGCATCGATCCACTACTGGCTGAGCCTGGTCGCGGACCTGCTGCCGCCCGGTGTCCTCAACGTCGTCAACGGGTTCGGCGTGGAGGCGGGCAAACCGCTCGCGTCCAGCCCTCGGGTGGCGAAGGTGGCGTTCACCGGCGAGACCACCACCGGGCGGCTGATCATGCAGTACGCCTCGGAGAACATCAAGCCGGTCACGCTGGAGCTGGGCGGCAAGTCGCCGAACGTCTTCTTCGACGACGTCTGGGCGCGGGACGACGACTTCCGCGACAAGGCGCTCGAGGGCTTCACGATGTTCGCGCTCAACCAGGGCGAGGTCTGCACCTGCCCGTCCCGGGCCCTGATCCAGCGCGGCAACTACGCCGAATTCATGGAGGCCGCCGTCGCCCGCACCCGGTCGATCAAGCCGGGTCACCCGCTGGACACCGACACGATGATCGGCGCGCAGGCCTCCAACGACCAGTTGGAGAAGATCCTTTCCTACCTGGACGTCGGCCGGCAGGAGGGCGCCAAGGTACTCACCGGCGGCGAGCGCATCGAGCACGACGGCGAGCTGAAGGGCGGCTACTACGTCCAGCCGACCATCTTCGAGGGCCACAACCGCATGCGGATCTTCCAGGAGGAGATCTTCGGCCCGGTCGTGTCGGTCACGTCCTTCGACGACTTCGACGACGCGATCAAGACCGCCAACGACACGCTGTACGGCCTCGGCGCCGGGGTGTGGACCCGCGACATGAACACCGCCTACCGCGCGGGACGCGCGATCCAGGCGGGACGCGTGTGGACCAACTGCTACCACGCGTACCCGGCGCACGCCGCCTTCGGAGGGTACAAGCAGTCCGGCATCGGCCGGGAGAACCACAAGATGATGCTGGAGCACTACCAGCAGACGAAGAACCTTCTCTGTTCCTACAGCCCTCGGACACTCGGCTTCTTCTAG
- a CDS encoding YqjF family protein, producing MPLLTQEWLDLAFVHWAVDPADVAGLMPRGTVPDTHDGLTYVGLVAFRMHRVGWFRLPGVPYFGSFPETNVRLYSVDAHGRRGVVFRSMDASRLIPVVMGRVGFRLPYLWSRMSVRTAGDTVTYTSSRRWPGPRGAYSRITVRPGERIHEPTALEHFLTARWGMHNMFFGGAAYLPNHHPRWPLHRAQLVTCDEDLVAGAGIEAPTGAPVSVLYSPGVPVRLGRPALAASW from the coding sequence ATGCCACTCCTCACCCAGGAGTGGCTCGACCTCGCCTTCGTCCACTGGGCCGTGGACCCCGCCGACGTGGCGGGACTCATGCCGCGCGGCACCGTCCCCGACACCCACGACGGCCTCACGTACGTCGGGCTGGTCGCCTTCCGGATGCACAGGGTCGGCTGGTTCCGGCTGCCCGGGGTTCCGTACTTCGGTTCGTTCCCGGAGACCAACGTCCGCCTCTACAGCGTGGACGCCCATGGCCGCCGTGGCGTGGTCTTCCGGTCGATGGACGCCTCGCGGCTGATCCCGGTGGTGATGGGGCGCGTCGGTTTCCGGCTGCCCTACCTGTGGTCCCGCATGAGCGTCCGCACCGCCGGCGACACCGTGACCTACACCAGCTCCCGCCGCTGGCCCGGCCCGCGCGGCGCCTACAGCCGCATCACCGTGCGGCCCGGCGAGCGCATCCACGAGCCGACCGCCCTGGAGCACTTCCTCACCGCCCGCTGGGGCATGCACAACATGTTCTTCGGCGGGGCGGCGTACCTGCCCAACCACCATCCCCGCTGGCCTCTGCACCGGGCCCAGCTCGTCACGTGTGACGAGGACCTGGTCGCGGGCGCCGGGATCGAGGCCCCCACCGGTGCCCCGGTGAGCGTCCTGTACTCGCCCGGCGTCCCCGTCCGCCTCGGCCGCCCCGCCCTCGCGGCGTCATGGTGA
- a CDS encoding helix-turn-helix domain-containing protein, translating into MTDSWLALEPGADPAERARTLRRAHETFTAAGTVSRPVRAVVAESWRRSVRAGVGPDGTASVELMDGDLGAYRAEHPLARVMPLVRELLGTFAADGEHLLAVCDAHGRLLWVEGHPATRRRAGRMNFVPGARWAESAVGTNAPGTAISVGRPVQVFTAEHFIRRVQPWTCAAAPVHDPRTGRVLGAVDITGGDGLAHPHSLGFVQAVARAAESQLALLAPEAPAGEAAELTALGRDEALLSADGRRVRLSRRHSEIVVLLAQHPEGLTGDELLCALYEGETVPPVTLRAELARLRAIVGPGRLASRPYRLTMPVESDAAVVERRLRAGAVTGAATAYAGPLLPGSQAPAVVRLRRRLADGLRAALIARRDPDLLADWAHAPWGEDDLDVWRALATVRPTAATRSRLAALESELTAPGPW; encoded by the coding sequence TTGACTGATTCATGGCTGGCTCTGGAACCGGGGGCCGACCCCGCCGAACGTGCCCGGACACTGCGCCGCGCGCACGAGACGTTCACCGCGGCGGGCACGGTGTCGCGACCCGTGCGCGCCGTGGTGGCGGAGTCCTGGCGGCGGTCGGTCCGGGCGGGGGTGGGACCGGACGGCACGGCGAGCGTGGAGCTGATGGACGGCGACCTCGGTGCCTACCGTGCCGAACATCCGCTGGCGCGCGTGATGCCACTCGTCCGGGAGCTCCTGGGCACCTTCGCCGCCGACGGCGAGCATCTGCTCGCCGTGTGCGACGCGCACGGCAGACTGCTCTGGGTGGAGGGGCATCCGGCCACCCGGCGCCGGGCGGGACGGATGAACTTCGTGCCGGGTGCCCGGTGGGCGGAGTCCGCGGTCGGGACGAACGCGCCGGGCACGGCGATATCGGTCGGCCGTCCGGTCCAGGTCTTCACGGCGGAGCACTTCATACGCCGGGTGCAGCCGTGGACGTGCGCGGCGGCTCCGGTGCACGATCCGCGCACCGGGCGGGTGCTGGGCGCCGTGGACATCACCGGCGGGGACGGGCTGGCACACCCGCACAGCCTGGGGTTCGTACAGGCGGTGGCGCGTGCCGCCGAGTCACAGCTGGCCCTGCTCGCTCCGGAGGCACCCGCGGGCGAGGCCGCCGAACTGACCGCGCTGGGCCGTGACGAGGCCCTGCTGAGCGCGGACGGTCGCAGGGTCAGGCTGAGCCGACGGCACAGCGAGATCGTCGTGCTGCTGGCCCAGCATCCGGAGGGCCTGACCGGCGACGAGTTGCTGTGCGCGCTGTACGAGGGCGAGACGGTACCGCCGGTGACCCTGCGGGCCGAGCTGGCCCGGCTGCGCGCCATCGTGGGGCCGGGCCGGCTGGCATCCCGGCCGTACCGGCTCACTATGCCCGTGGAGTCCGACGCCGCCGTCGTCGAGCGTCGTCTGCGGGCGGGAGCGGTCACCGGGGCGGCGACGGCGTACGCCGGTCCGCTGCTGCCAGGGTCCCAGGCCCCGGCGGTGGTGCGGCTCCGGCGCCGCCTCGCCGACGGGCTGCGGGCCGCGCTGATCGCCCGCCGTGATCCCGACCTGCTGGCCGACTGGGCGCACGCGCCGTGGGGTGAGGACGACCTCGACGTCTGGCGCGCGCTCGCCACGGTCCGGCCCACTGCGGCGACTCGGTCCCGGCTCGCCGCGCTGGAGTCGGAACTGACGGCGCCGGGCCCGTGGTAA